CCGCCGAGGCGCTTCAGCAGACAGTGAGGGCGTGAGACGCGGCTTACCGCCGCATATGAGGGGGCGAGCGCGATCGTTTCGTCTTCCGCAGGGCTGCCGGCGGCATCGGCCCTGCCGACGGCGTACTGCTCATACCTGAGGGGAACGGCGCGGCCGTCCTCCTCGCCGCCCACCACGAGGATGATGGGCGTCCCTCCGAAAAAAGCTGAGGAAAGACGGTCTTTCATCTCGCGCAGCCTGAGGGAAACGCCTGACCCGTCCGCGGCGATCCCGAGGTTCCCGAAGATCCCGAGGTTCTGGATCACCATCTCAAGGCCTCCCTGAACAAGGGAGTATTTCCAGACCGGGTGAACGCCGGTCACCGTCTCGGCCGAACTGCCTGCCTCTTTCCTGATAAGACCGGCAAGAAGAAGTCTGTTGAGGTGTTTTTTCGTGTTCTCGTAACTCGTTCCTACGGCGCGGGAGATCTCCTTCGCGTCCCTGGGTCGGCGCTCGATGATCTTCAGGATGCGCAGACGGGTCGGGCTGCTGAGAACGTCGAGATACTCGGAGAGTTCATCGACAAAGTCCAGGTCCTGTCCCGGGGCGAGGGTGCTGTCGTCGTCACCGTCCCTCATCAGGGAACTATTAGACGCGGCATATAAATAAGGCTCCGCGTAACGAGAGAGGTGAGGGCTGGAACCGCCCGTTACTCTCACCGACTAACTACGGACAGCAGTCTTTACCGCGTCGATCCCGACCCGATCGACCAGCCTCGCCGTCCGCTCCCCGGGCTTTCCGTTCTCAATATAATAATCGAGAAGAAGTTTAACAAGAGCGATCACGTCTTCTTTTGCGAGGTCTTTTGCGATCACGTCGCCGATGCGGGGCCGCCCCCCCGAGTTCCCGCCGAAGGTCACGGTCCAGCCCTTTGCCGTCCCGAGCACCCCGATGTCCCGCACATAACTCTCGCCGCAGCACCTCGGGCAGCCCGAGACCCCCATCTTCAGTTTCGCCGGGAGGTTCAGATCCTGATACACCTTTTCAAGCTCGAGCCCGAGACCGAGCGAATCCTGCACGCCGTACTTGCAGACCGCCGTGCCCGGGCACGCCTGCACATAATGGACGCATGGTGCGGTCGCCTCACCGACCGTCATCCCGATCTCGTTCCAGATCTTCTCGACATCTTCTGCCTTGATCCCGACAAGGGCCATCCGCTGCCCTGAGGTGATCTTGATCACCGGGATCTCGTAGCGTCGCGCCACCCTGGCGATGTTCTCCAGGTCTTCGGGTGCGACGATGCCGGCCGGCGTCCTCGGCACAATCGCATAGGTCTCCCGGTCGCGCTGGAGAATAGCGCCTCTTGGTCCGTCTTCCATACTGCTGTTTCCCCCCTTATGTGATGGTGCTGCCTTTGGAAGGTGTTGAAGATAAAAGTATCCGAACACGCTTCAGCGGTCCAGGCTCGCCATCAGCGAATGCTGCAGGTATCGCATCATGGGGGCATCTGATCCGGTCATCGCCAGGGTTTCTGGACCGCCGAGAGAGGTGATAAAAAACTCGCCGTAATCGACGAATACGACCGTTCCGTCAAATTGAGGGTGGCTATTCGCAGCATCGTCCAGCAGTTCGGCAACAAATCCCTTTGCCTGAACAAACGGGATATCCAGCCCTTCAAAGTCATCGGGATTGCGAACGAGGATGCAGAGGTCCACTCTCTTCTCGGCTGCTTTCAACTCTTTTAAATAGCGTTTCAGGAACTGTCTGTCGCGACAGACAAGAAGCACCTGTTTTTTCGCTCTCTTTAACAGGGATCTCACATGGTTATCGATCGCCCAGTCACTCCTCAGCATATATACCGAGGGAGGCGGCCTTGGAAGCGCGAACGAAATCTCCCTGATCGCCCGTCGCGTCTTCTCAAGGGTGCAGAGATACCCCTCTTTCAGGTGATCGATCACCTCATCGGGGTCGAGCAGGTAATAGCAGGTCGGTGACCCTTCTTCAACGCCGATAAAACCCCGCTGTGCCAGGTCGTGCAGGATCTCGTAAATCCTCCCTCTCGGCACCCCGCTGATCTCGTGGATGTCCCGGGCGGTGGCCTTTCTCAGGCCGACAAGAGTGGAATACACCTTCGCCTCGTACTCATTGAGCCCGAGGTTCTTGAGCAGGGGGACGATATCTTCTGTCATCGTTCATCATGGGAAGACGGCGTCGATAATTCTACCGGCCGCAACTCTATATGGTTGCACCACATTTATCTGGCGGCGGCGCCGAGATGAGATCGGCACAGAGGATCCCCGGAATGTCGCTCTGGAGAACCGCGTCAACCGTTTTCTGCGCAATCACCTGACGCTGCAGAAGGTGCAGGGGGATCCTTTCTGTCATGATTCTGTCGTCCTCGCTGCTGGCAGGGCGCCACCTCTTCTCTGTACAGAAGCAGGCGGGTCTGGTATGCCATCTGGCAGAATGATCCGTCATCTCGGGATTCTCGCGGCCTTATCCCATGAAACCAACGATTAATCCTCCTGTGAGTTGCACCAACCATATATGAAAGGCCCTCAGATCTGATCTTCACAGGCTGAGGCGAATGACCTATTCGGGAACAGAGATAGAAGGATTAATACTCTGCACAGAGCAATCCGCCGGGACAGGTGTCTGCCAGCCGCGTGCGGCAATGTATCCGCTATCGGCCATACCTCTTGAGACATGCGCTATCTGGGACGAATCCGGATTCTGGCCGCCAGGATCTCTGGCTCTGGGCATCGAACTGCTCCATCGTCTCAGCATGGCCGAGGACACCGGTGGCGACACCCTCAGAGCCCTTGCGTCTGAGATGCTTGCCAGGCTGCAGGGGACCTGCACGTCGCGAGAGGAATGTGTCATTACCGATCAGGAAGAGATGATCAGGACAGCGATCGCCTATGGCGTTCCTGTCGCCGGCAGGAGGCCGGAAGATGTGGCGCGGGCGATCACCGGGGTGATCATCGCCGATTATCTTCCCGATCAGAGGTCCCCGTGATCACGGGGATCACACAAATGCTTCATATCGTCAGGAGATTTCCATGAAAACACCCTACGAACGCCTTGCAGACGCTATCAACGCACATACCGCCGTCGTGTTCGGCGTAGCTATGGCTGTATTTCTCATCGCCCTCTTTGGCCTCTCTATGGTGACGATGGAGACCGGGGACGACACCTATATCAACAAAGACACACCAAGAGGCGCACTGCTCTCCCACTACAAAGACACCTACGGCTCAGACGCCATCATGCTCATCTTCGAATGCGACGACGTCACCGATCCTGCTGTCCTGAACTATATCGACCGGCTTGAAGAGACGATCAGGCGGGAGCGGTATATCGACTCGGCCTCGGGCATCACCGATATGATGAAGCAGATCAACGGCGGCGTCCTGCCCGCCTCCATCGCCGAGGTGAGTGCGATCAAGAGCGCGATCCCTGCGGCGACGCTTGAACGGTATCTTCCGTCCTCGATGATGACCATTACGGGCGTCACCCTGGAACCGGGCATCCAGAGCAGCGTCCAGCAGCAGGTGCTGGACAACATCAGGACGATCATCCGCATCTCCAGCCCCCCGCCCGGCCTCACCGTCACCGTGTCGGGCACGCCTGCATTCTCACAGGAGATGAGGCAGGAGATGGGGTCTTCAATGGGCATCCTCATCATGGCAGCGATGCTCCTGATGCTCCTTGCCGTCTCCACCCTCTTCTCCCATGTCAGGTACCGCCTCCTCCCTGTCGTGATCGTTGCCGTCGGGGTGATCCTGACCTTCGGGCTGATGGGGCTCTTCGGGATCCCGATCTCCATGACCGTCATCGGGGCCTTCCCGGTGCTCATCGGGATCGGGATCGACTATGCGATCCAGTTCCATACCCGGTTTGACGAGGAGATGCAGCACGGCACCATTCCCGACGCCGTGCGGGCGACCGTCGCCAATTCCGGGCCGTCCGTTCTGATCGCCATGCTTGCGACCTCGCTCGGGTTTATCGCCATGTTTTTCGCCCCAATCCCGATGATCGCCGACTTCGGGGTCACCTGCGTCATCGGGGTGGTCTGCTGTTATCTTTCGGCCCTGATCATCGTCCCGGTCTTCGGGATCATCACGAAATACCGCGTGAAGGAGAAGACCGAAATACTCGACGACGTGGAAGCCTGCGAACTCTACTGGAAAGGGTGCGAAACTGAATATTTCCACAAAAAAGGTTCCCGCGGCTCCCTGACCGAACATTACAACCGCGCCCTGGGCAGCGTTGCCCTCACGATCGCGAAAAACCCGGTTCCGGTTCTCCTGGTCTTCGGCCTCGTCGCCCTGGTCGGTTTCCAGATGGACGCCTATGTTCCGGTCAACGCCGACCAGGACACCTTTGTCCCCTCTGACATGCCGGCCCTTCTTGATATGCAGAAGGTTACCCGGACGATGGGTTCCACCACCTCGATCCCGGTCATGGTGACCGGAGATGATGTCCTCAGCGCCGACACCCTCCAGTGGATCGACGGATTCGCCACCTACGAACTGGAACGAAACGACAAGATCACCGGGGCGAGCAGCATCGTAACCCTGATCAAACAGTACAACTACGGCGTGATCCCCGATACTGAAGCAGGCGTGAGGGATGTCCTCTCTACGATCCCGGATGAGACAAAGTCCAGATACCTCAACGGAAATATGGAGGCGGTGATCCTGTTCTCTACGGTGGACATGGAGATGGACACCGCACGCTCCATGATCGAAAACCTGGTAAAAGAGGCGGCCTGGTATCCGGCCCCACCCGGGACGACGGTGCGGGTGACCGGGAGCACCGAGATGTTCGCCGCCCTCATAGACGACATCACCAACTCGAAGACGACGATGGTGATCGCCGGCTTCGTCCTGATCCTCGGGTTCCTCCTGCTCGTCTACCGGAAGTTCAACGCCGTCACCCCCTTAATCCCGATTGTCATGATCGTCGGGTGGAACGGGGCGATTATGTACCTGCTCGGTCTGGATTACACTCCCATGACCGCCACCCTCGGGTCGATGACCGTCGGCGTCGCCTCGGAGTACACGATCCTGATCATGGAGCGGTGCGAGGAGGAACTTGCGCGCGGTCTTGGCATCTATGAGGCGATCCAGACGGCTGTCCAGAAGATCGGGATGGCTATTACCGTATCCGGCATGACGACGGTCTTCGGGTTCTCGGCGCTGACCCTCTCTGCCTTCAACATCATCTCGAACTTCGGGATCGTGACGGTGATCACCGTCGGGTTCTCGCTTGTGGGCGCGATCCTGGTGATGCCGGCCGTGCTCGCCGTAATGTACCGCTACTCCCACCCGCACGCAGTGAACGCCGCCGAGATCCCGGCGGCATAACTCCTTTTTTTATCGGTGGCAGGGGCCGCGGTCGCGATCAGCAGACGTATTTATTATGCAAGACCGGCAGAATTCCCCTCTAACGACCATGGTACAGACCACTCCGCCCGCGCCCTTCGATCGGAGGGCGGCATATCTGATCATCCTGCTCTTTGGCGCCGTGAGTCTCTGCGGCGATATCATCTATGAAGGAGCGAGGAGCGTCAGTGGTCCCTATCTATTTGCCCTCGGGGGATCGGCGCTCGTTGTCGGGACTGTGGCCGGGCTGGGGGAATTTATCGGATACGCTCTCCGCCTTGTTTCAGGTCGCCTTGCCGACGCCACGCGCCGCTACTGGACGTTCACGTTCCTTGGCTATGGCATGCTGATCGCCGTCCCCCTCCTTGCCCTTGCCGGTTCATGGGAGGTGGCCGCCCTCCTGTTTATGATTGAACGGATGGGAAAGGGGATCCGGGCACCGGCGAAGGATGCGATCCTCTCAAATGTGACGGCAGGCGTCGGACGGGGCTGGGGTTTTGGCATCCACGAAGCCCTCGATCAGATCGGTGCGGTCATCGGTCCTGTCATCATCTCGGCCGCATTTTTTCTGCGTGGTGATTACAGGGTCGGATTTGCCCTCCTGCTCATTCCCTTCGCCATGATGATGATCGCCCTTACCCTCACCAGGAGCAGGGCACCGGCACCGGCGGCGATCGAGACTGCAACCAGACCGGCGCCGCAGGCCCCGCCCACCCGGGCGCTCGTCCCTTACGGGATCTTCACCGCCCTCACTATGGCTGGCTTTGTCGCCTTTCCGCTCGTTGCCTACCACTTCGCGACGACCGGCATCGTCTCTGAGGCACAGATCCCCCTGTACTATGCTGTTGCGATGGGTGTCGACGCCGTGGTCGCCCTCGCCGCAGGGCGGGCCTACGACCGCGTCGGTCTCTCTGTGCTCGCCGCCGTCCCGGTGCTCGGCATCGCCGTTCCCTTTCTCGCCTTCAGTCTCTCTCCTTTATGGACGCTCGCCGGTGCCACCCTCTGGGGGGCCTCAATGGGCATCCAGGAGACCGTAATGCGTGCGGCGATCGCCGATTACACCCATATCTCAAAGCGCGCTCTGGCCTATGGGATCTTCAACACGATCTATGGTGCAGGATGGTTTCTGGGCAGTGTCGTTCTCGGATGGGCCTACGAGATCTCAATTCCGCTTGTTATTGGCTTCGCTGCAGGGGCGCAGATCCTGGCCCTGCCCATTTTTTTCCAGGCGAAACGGATGATGGAAGCGTTGAGGCACTGAATACTCACGCCAGACCAGACAATCTGGTGATACCAGGGCAAAGAACAGAGCGATCGGATTCAACAGAATGTTCAAAAAGAAAGAGGGCCGGGGCCGAGACTCGAACCCGGGTCGGGGGATCCACAGTCCCCTAGGATGACCAACTACCCCACCCCGGCAAAATACTCTTAAAATGTTGTATGATTCCACAGATTAACCTATCGGATGAACCGGGGACACGCAGGCGAAATCAGGCCCCTGATGCCCCCTCTGACAGCCCCGCGCGGGCACGGGAGAGCATTAATAGGGGTGGATACCCTAATAGATCAGCACATACACGGGATTTCCCGGAATCGGGGCCCGGAGATAAGGGGGCGCGGGAGATGGCAAAGAAGAAAAAGGCAGAGAAAGAGAGTGAAGGTTCGAAGATCAGGACGCCGATCGTCTGTGTGCTCGGCCATGTCGACCACGGGAAGACCTCCCTCCTCGACTGGATCAGGGGCTCCTCGGTCGTTTCCGGCGAGGCCGGGGCGATCACCCAGCACATCGGGGCGACGCTCGTCCCGCTCGATGCCATTGCACGGATGAGCGGAGCCCTCAAGAATCTCCAGATCAATGTTCCCGGCCTTCTCTTCATCGACACCCCGGGCCACCAGGCCTTCACGACACTCAGGGCACGCGGCGGCGCCCTTGCGGACATGGCAATCCTGGTTGTCGACATCAACGAGGGCTTCCAGCCCCAGACCATCGAGGCGCTTGAGATCCTCCGCACCTACCGCACGCCCTTCGTTGTCGCCGCCACCAAGATTGACCGTATCCACGGCTGGCGGGTAAACCAGAACGCACCCTTCAAGACCACATTTGCGACCCAGGGCGACCGGGTGAAGCAGGTCTTCGAGACCAGAACCTACGAGTTGATCGGCAAACTCTCTGAGATGGGATTCAACTGCGAACGCTTCGACCGGGTGAGCGACTTCGCCCGAAACATCGCCATCGTCCCGGTCTCGGGGATCACCGGCGAAGGGGTGCCCGACCTCCTGATGATGCTCATCGGTCTCGCCCAGCGCTATATGACCGATGCCCTTGCGGTATCGGTCGACGGTCCCGGCGTGGGCACGGTGCTCGAGGTGAAGGAGGAGCGTGGGCTTGGCATGACCCTCGACGTGATCCTGTACGACGGCGTGATCGGGGTCGGCGACGAGATCGCCGTCGCTACTGCTGAAGGGGTGCTCAACCCGAAGGTGCGCTCACTCCTCAAACCGAGGCCGATGTCTGAGATCCTTGTCGAAGAGAAGTTCGAACGGGTGAAGTCCGTCACGGCCGCTGCCGGGATCAAAGTCTCTGCTCCCCACCTCGAGGGCGTGATCGCAGGCTCTCCCCTCAGGGTCATTCCTGACCCGGCAGGGCGCGACGCCATCAACGAGGAGGTGCGCCGCGAGGTCGAGGAGATCCATGTCAATCTTGCCGATGAGGGAATCTTCATTAAAGCCGACACCATCGGTGCCCTTGAAGCCCTTGCAAAGGAACTCGAAGATCATGAGATCGGGATCAGGAAAGCCGAGGTTGGTCCGGTCTCGCGCCACGACCTGATCGAGGTCGGGACCGTGAAGGATCCATTCCACGCTGTTCTTCTCGCATTCAATACGCCGATTCTTCCTGACGCCGTCGAGATCCTCAAAGACCCCTCGAACAAGGTCACGCTCTTCTCGGGCGACATCATCTATCGGCTCATCGAAGACTACACCGAATGGGTCAAGGAGCAGCAGCGCCGGATCGAGGCCCAGCGCTTCGAGCACATCGTGTTGCCGGCGAAAATATCCATCCTCGAGGGATGTGTCTTTCGCCAGAGCAATCCGGCGGTCGTCGGTGTCAGGGTGCTCGGCGGCAAGTTGAGGAACGGCGTTTATCTGGTGCGCCGCGACGGCAAACGGATCGGGCAGCTGAAGAATATTCAGGTCCGGGGAGAAAACGTCTCTGAAGCGGAGGCCGGAGCGGAAGTTGCAGTTTCCATCGATGGCCCGACGATCGGGCGGCAGATCAGTGAGAATGACGAACTCTTTGCAGATATCCCGGAACACCACGTAAAAGTGCTGGAAAAGGAGATGCTCGGGAGTCTGAAGCCCGGCATGCGCGAGGTGCTTGAGGAGTACACCGCGATGCGGAGGAAGGACGAGCCCTTCTGGGGCAAGTAGTATTTAATATACGAGTACCCAATTTTATAGACACGTCTGATAGCATCAGGTCGAGAAGGAGCCAGAGATAATGGTCGATTTCAAAGTTGTCGTATCTGACAGAAAAGCTGGCCGCGCCTACAATATTGAGGCAAGCGGGGCGGCAGCATCAGCATTCGTCGGAAAGAAGATCGGGGACAAGGTCGAGGGCGCGCCTCTCGGCCTTGCCGGATACAGCCTTCAGATTACCGGGGGATCTGACCGGACCGGGATTGCCGCACGCAAAGACCTGCCGGGTGCAGGCCGCAGGAGAATCCTTCTCTCGAAGGGGTTCGGCTTCCACCCTGAGCATGAGGGTGAGCGGAGGAGAAAGACTATTCGCGGTAACGAGATCACGCAAGACTTCGTCCAGATCAACGCGGTCGTCGCAGCCTATGGCGAAAAGTCCATGGACGAACTCCTCGGCAAGGCCGAAGCAGCACAAAACTAAAAAATATCCTATTTTTCCCTGAGAAGATTCTCGCGGAGTGCAGGCAGGAGGTCGGACCACCCGACCCCGTATGTCCGCGCCAGCAGCACAGCAGCAGCTTCCACTCTCAGGTTCCCATCAAACTCCTCGATCGCCCGGTTCATCGCGGCAACCACCTCCTGTTCCTTCTGCCCGGTTTCCCTGGCGATCCGCGCCACGAGATCGCTACAGGGGTTTGGGGCGGCGAAAATCTCTTCTCCCGGCCTGAAACCGAGGGGGATCGAGACCGAGGAGACATCGAAGAGCGGCGATATTTTCCCCCCGTCAATCCTTACAAGCCCCGCAGACGCGGCAAGACGTAAGACCGTATGCGCCTGATCGACATTCATCCATTTTCTGTCCAGAGCAAGGAAAAAAACGAACTGGTTTTTGTCGAGATCGCCCCGGTGCATCTGTTTGAAGGGGGCGGCGACCGTGACCTTCAGGCTCACTCGCAGGCACCCTTCAGGAGATCTTTCAGGCCGAGTGCGTCCATCGAACCGGCTGTTCCTTCCTTGACGACAAAGACTTCCGACTGCGCCCCCCGATCGACGATCCTGACCAGAAAGACGATCTCTGAGATTGGGCGACGCCCCTCGGCCTGCAGGAGCGTCTCGTGGATCGAGATCCTGAAATCCGCAGACTCGGTCACCTCGTCGGCAAGGCGCGGCAGGAGGTCCACCGGGAGAAAGCGTGTCCGATCGTCGGCGATCTCGAGAAGAATATCGTGCTTGTAAAGGTTGGCGTCGCGTCGCTGGTTGGTATGAGTGCGGTGAAGGGCGGCGATCCGCCCGATTGCCCGTGCGAACGGCTCACCGATGGTGAAGTTCAGATCGAAACGGCTGGGAAACCGGTAGTATACTCTGCGCATCATACAGGTATGGGCAACAGGATCAGATAATCTCTGCTGATCGTCCATGCAGGGATCGTCTTGCCAGGCGGCGCCGGGCGAAAGTTCCATATGGGTCTGGAGAAGAGAGGGGGACTGTTGGCCTGCGGGCCCTCGTGGCGGCCTGATCCGGTCAATGGGGGAGGATCAACAGATGGAGAGTTACCGGGCAATTTTTCACCTTGACGAGCCTGCAAAGGCTCCTCTTGTCTTTGCGAATCTCGGGAACCTTCTCGATGACCTCGGCGGGTCCGTTGTCGTCGAAGTGGTGGCGAACAGCGAGGGGGTGAAGGTCTTTCTTCTCACCGGACAGTACACCGCCCGGTTTCGTGAATATGCGGAGCAGGGGGTGCAGTTTGCGGTCTGTGCCAACAGTCTGCGGGCGCTTGGATTTACGCGGGATGATTTTCCGCGGGCGGTCCGGGTGGTGCCCTCTGGTGTCGGGGAGATCGTGCGGCGGCAGGCCGAGGGCTACGCCTATATCCGGCCATAAAAGCAGCGGAACAAAAAAAGGGTTATTCGATCAGGACGGCGTTGACGACGCCGTCCTGTCCGGGGCGGCTTGTGATCCGTGCGCGCCCGATCTCGGTCCTGATGATCGCACCGCGGGTGAGGAGGTTCCGGCGCACATAGTTGATGTTTGCCGGGTTTGCCTCTACGGTCTGGATGGTGACCTTCTTTGTTTCGCCGGTCGCGGGGCTCGAGACTGCGGCGACATTCGCACGCAGCGCCCGTACCTTCACGTTTCCGCCGTGAACCCGCATAAGCCGGTTCCTGTTCTCGCCTACATGCGTCTCCGCCGGTGCGCGGCCGCGCTCAAAGCGCTTCTTGCCGCACGCCAGGTGGTTCCTTCCGCCGGTCAGGCGCCGGACTGATCTACCTTGCCACTGTATAGTATCACCTCAGGTGTTCTTTCTGTGAGACCGATAATCCCTACCAGAGTGCTATATATATTCTTGCTCATCGGATTTAAATCCGATCACTCAAGAATGGCGTCGAGAAGGGCGGCAACGCCCTCGCCTGTCTTCATATTTGTCCTGAAGATCTTCATCTCTGGATTGTACCGCCGCATGTCCGCCTCCATTCGGTCCATATTGCAGCCAACCAGCGGGGCGAGGTCGGTCT
Above is a window of Methanofollis tationis DNA encoding:
- a CDS encoding efflux RND transporter permease subunit; its protein translation is MKTPYERLADAINAHTAVVFGVAMAVFLIALFGLSMVTMETGDDTYINKDTPRGALLSHYKDTYGSDAIMLIFECDDVTDPAVLNYIDRLEETIRRERYIDSASGITDMMKQINGGVLPASIAEVSAIKSAIPAATLERYLPSSMMTITGVTLEPGIQSSVQQQVLDNIRTIIRISSPPPGLTVTVSGTPAFSQEMRQEMGSSMGILIMAAMLLMLLAVSTLFSHVRYRLLPVVIVAVGVILTFGLMGLFGIPISMTVIGAFPVLIGIGIDYAIQFHTRFDEEMQHGTIPDAVRATVANSGPSVLIAMLATSLGFIAMFFAPIPMIADFGVTCVIGVVCCYLSALIIVPVFGIITKYRVKEKTEILDDVEACELYWKGCETEYFHKKGSRGSLTEHYNRALGSVALTIAKNPVPVLLVFGLVALVGFQMDAYVPVNADQDTFVPSDMPALLDMQKVTRTMGSTTSIPVMVTGDDVLSADTLQWIDGFATYELERNDKITGASSIVTLIKQYNYGVIPDTEAGVRDVLSTIPDETKSRYLNGNMEAVILFSTVDMEMDTARSMIENLVKEAAWYPAPPGTTVRVTGSTEMFAALIDDITNSKTTMVIAGFVLILGFLLLVYRKFNAVTPLIPIVMIVGWNGAIMYLLGLDYTPMTATLGSMTVGVASEYTILIMERCEEELARGLGIYEAIQTAVQKIGMAITVSGMTTVFGFSALTLSAFNIISNFGIVTVITVGFSLVGAILVMPAVLAVMYRYSHPHAVNAAEIPAA
- a CDS encoding MFS transporter, with protein sequence MVQTTPPAPFDRRAAYLIILLFGAVSLCGDIIYEGARSVSGPYLFALGGSALVVGTVAGLGEFIGYALRLVSGRLADATRRYWTFTFLGYGMLIAVPLLALAGSWEVAALLFMIERMGKGIRAPAKDAILSNVTAGVGRGWGFGIHEALDQIGAVIGPVIISAAFFLRGDYRVGFALLLIPFAMMMIALTLTRSRAPAPAAIETATRPAPQAPPTRALVPYGIFTALTMAGFVAFPLVAYHFATTGIVSEAQIPLYYAVAMGVDAVVALAAGRAYDRVGLSVLAAVPVLGIAVPFLAFSLSPLWTLAGATLWGASMGIQETVMRAAIADYTHISKRALAYGIFNTIYGAGWFLGSVVLGWAYEISIPLVIGFAAGAQILALPIFFQAKRMMEALRH
- a CDS encoding DsrE family protein, coding for MESYRAIFHLDEPAKAPLVFANLGNLLDDLGGSVVVEVVANSEGVKVFLLTGQYTARFREYAEQGVQFAVCANSLRALGFTRDDFPRAVRVVPSGVGEIVRRQAEGYAYIRP
- a CDS encoding FHA domain-containing protein, whose protein sequence is MRDGDDDSTLAPGQDLDFVDELSEYLDVLSSPTRLRILKIIERRPRDAKEISRAVGTSYENTKKHLNRLLLAGLIRKEAGSSAETVTGVHPVWKYSLVQGGLEMVIQNLGIFGNLGIAADGSGVSLRLREMKDRLSSAFFGGTPIILVVGGEEDGRAVPLRYEQYAVGRADAAGSPAEDETIALAPSYAAVSRVSRPHCLLKRLGGVWHVRDAGSTGGTMVNTVPLRKNEMRPLQDGDLIDLARGPQGARLLFSVPPPESGEDGLNET
- a CDS encoding NAD(P)/FAD-dependent oxidoreductase; this encodes MEDGPRGAILQRDRETYAIVPRTPAGIVAPEDLENIARVARRYEIPVIKITSGQRMALVGIKAEDVEKIWNEIGMTVGEATAPCVHYVQACPGTAVCKYGVQDSLGLGLELEKVYQDLNLPAKLKMGVSGCPRCCGESYVRDIGVLGTAKGWTVTFGGNSGGRPRIGDVIAKDLAKEDVIALVKLLLDYYIENGKPGERTARLVDRVGIDAVKTAVRS
- the infB gene encoding translation initiation factor IF-2; this encodes MAKKKKAEKESEGSKIRTPIVCVLGHVDHGKTSLLDWIRGSSVVSGEAGAITQHIGATLVPLDAIARMSGALKNLQINVPGLLFIDTPGHQAFTTLRARGGALADMAILVVDINEGFQPQTIEALEILRTYRTPFVVAATKIDRIHGWRVNQNAPFKTTFATQGDRVKQVFETRTYELIGKLSEMGFNCERFDRVSDFARNIAIVPVSGITGEGVPDLLMMLIGLAQRYMTDALAVSVDGPGVGTVLEVKEERGLGMTLDVILYDGVIGVGDEIAVATAEGVLNPKVRSLLKPRPMSEILVEEKFERVKSVTAAAGIKVSAPHLEGVIAGSPLRVIPDPAGRDAINEEVRREVEEIHVNLADEGIFIKADTIGALEALAKELEDHEIGIRKAEVGPVSRHDLIEVGTVKDPFHAVLLAFNTPILPDAVEILKDPSNKVTLFSGDIIYRLIEDYTEWVKEQQRRIEAQRFEHIVLPAKISILEGCVFRQSNPAVVGVRVLGGKLRNGVYLVRRDGKRIGQLKNIQVRGENVSEAEAGAEVAVSIDGPTIGRQISENDELFADIPEHHVKVLEKEMLGSLKPGMREVLEEYTAMRRKDEPFWGK
- a CDS encoding TrmB family transcriptional regulator, which produces MTEDIVPLLKNLGLNEYEAKVYSTLVGLRKATARDIHEISGVPRGRIYEILHDLAQRGFIGVEEGSPTCYYLLDPDEVIDHLKEGYLCTLEKTRRAIREISFALPRPPPSVYMLRSDWAIDNHVRSLLKRAKKQVLLVCRDRQFLKRYLKELKAAEKRVDLCILVRNPDDFEGLDIPFVQAKGFVAELLDDAANSHPQFDGTVVFVDYGEFFITSLGGPETLAMTGSDAPMMRYLQHSLMASLDR
- a CDS encoding 30S ribosomal protein S6e; translated protein: MVDFKVVVSDRKAGRAYNIEASGAAASAFVGKKIGDKVEGAPLGLAGYSLQITGGSDRTGIAARKDLPGAGRRRILLSKGFGFHPEHEGERRRKTIRGNEITQDFVQINAVVAAYGEKSMDELLGKAEAAQN
- a CDS encoding DUF2240 family protein, with product MSLKVTVAAPFKQMHRGDLDKNQFVFFLALDRKWMNVDQAHTVLRLAASAGLVRIDGGKISPLFDVSSVSIPLGFRPGEEIFAAPNPCSDLVARIARETGQKEQEVVAAMNRAIEEFDGNLRVEAAAVLLARTYGVGWSDLLPALRENLLREK
- a CDS encoding 30S ribosomal protein S8e; the protein is MQWQGRSVRRLTGGRNHLACGKKRFERGRAPAETHVGENRNRLMRVHGGNVKVRALRANVAAVSSPATGETKKVTIQTVEANPANINYVRRNLLTRGAIIRTEIGRARITSRPGQDGVVNAVLIE